From the Paenibacillus sp. MMS20-IR301 genome, the window CCGCGGCGCCGAAGTGGTGTTCTCTCCGGCAGCCAAACGCAGTCTGGCTGTGATCGACAGGCTGGGCCTGCAGCAGCTGCAGGTCTGCATGGCCAAGACGCCATATTCCTTCTCGGATCAGCCAAGGCTGCTTGGAGCACCCGAAGGCTTCACCATGGGTGTCCGGGATATCACGCTGTCCCTGGGTGCAGGATTCGCAGTTGTCATCACGGGCAATATAGTCACCATGCCGGGACTGCCGGCCAAACCCGCGGCGGAAGGGCTGCAGGTCGATGAGGGCGGTGTAATTTCCGGGTTAGAATAAAGGTTCTGGAAGGGACGCTGTAACTGCCCGGGTGTCCCTCCAGGCAATATAATCAGCCGTGCAGCCATCCAGCTGGCCGCTAATAAGACCTCACTTGCTCCGCATTTTCCTGCGGACGAGTGGGGTTATTTTATATAAACCTGCCTGTCTCTTCCTGCCGCTGGCAGACATAATGTGCTTCTGCCGGGGAAAACTAAGCCGGAGCGAAACGGACCTGCGCTTCACAGCAGCCAAGCTGATACCCGGTCCTGCCTGACTTTTCCTGAAAACTATTAAAATTTGAAATTGTGAACAATGTGAGAAAAATCACAAAAACTATTGCAATGTGATAATAATCACAATATAATCAGTGTATAAAGTGAAATTAATCACAAATACACATAAACAGGCTTTTAATTTGGAGGAGGAAGAAATCATGAAAGTAGCAGTCATTGGATGTACACACGCCGGAACCGCCGCCATTGTTAATACCGCACAACTATACCCGGATGCCCAGATTACAGTGTATGAGCGTAATGATAATATCTCGTTCCTGTCTTGCGGTATCGCGCTGTATGTAGGCGGAGTGGTTAAAGACCCGCAAGGACTGTTCTATTCTTCCCCTGAACAGCTGGCGGCGCTGGGTGTGCAGACGAAGATGCGCCACGAAGTTACGAATGTGGATACTGCCCGCAAAACCCTGAAGGCCCGCAACCTGGTCACAGGCGAAGAATTCGAAGATACGTATGATAAGCTGATTATGACGACAGGCTCATGGCCGATTGTGCCGCAGCTTGAAGGTATAGATTTGAAAGGCGTTCTGCTCTCGAAGAATTACAACCATTCCAACACCATCATTGAAGAAGCACAGAAGGTACAGAGAATTACTGTAGTCGGTGCCGGATATATCGGAGTTGAGCTGGTCGAAGCCTTCCAGATGAACGGTAAACAGGTTACGCTGATTGACGGCGAGGAGCGGATCCTGAGCAAATACCTGGATGAAGAGTTCACCGCACCGATTCAGCGGTCGCTGGAAGAGCACGGAATCAAGCTGGCGCTTGGCGAGAAGATCGCTGCTTTTGCCGGAGAGAATGGTAAGGTTACTAAAGTTATTACCAGCAAAGGTGAGCATGAGACAGATCTGGTCATTCTGTGCATCGGCTTCCGTCCGAATACAGAGCTGCTGAAGGGCCAGGTGGAGATGCTGCCAAACGGTGCGATTATGGTCAACGACTATATGCAGACCAGCCTGCCGGATGTATATGCTGCCGGTGACAGCTGTGCGATTCATTACAACCCGACCGGTAAACACGCCTATATTCCGTTAGCAACCAACGCTGTACGCATGGGTACACTTGTCGCCCGTAATCTGGTTACTAACACTATTCCGTATATGGGCACGCAGGGAACCTCGGGGATCAAGATCTACGAAGACAATATTGCCGGAACCGGCCTTACTGAGGATGCGGCCAAAGCAGAAGGACTGGATATTGAAAGTGTACTGCTGACAGATAACTACCGTCCGGAATTCATGCCGACTGTGGAGCAGGTTCAGGTAAAAGTGGTATATGAACGGGCTACCCGCCGTATCTTGGGCGCTCAGATCATGTCGAAGATGGATCTGACGCAGTCGATCAATACCGTATCGGTCTGCATTCAGAATAAAATGACCGTAGACCAGCTGGCCTTCATCGACTTCTTCTTCCAGCCGCACTACAATAAGCCTTGGAACTTCCTGAACACCGCAGGCCTGCAGGCATTGCCTAAAACTGTGGCTGTCAGAGAAACCGTAAACGTCTAAATTCCGCGATCATCCGCCGGGGCCGCTTAAGGCTCCGGTTTTTTTGTGTTGGTAAAAAATCTTCCGCCAATAAGGCTTTTGTGGTAAATTTGACATGTCAGTGAAAACTTTCACTTGGTTTTTCTGTGAGTGATATTTATCACGTAAATGTGACTGGGATCACGTTACAATGGCATAAAGGAACAAATTTTAAGTAATTAGAAGGGGATAGGAATCATGGCTTATAACAAACCGCAGGAGATCGCCGAAGTTACGGTAGAGAACGGAGTCAAGAAAGCGCACAATCCGCTCAGTGCTGTACTTATTCTCGGTTTTCTGGGAGGGGCGTTTATTTCGCTCGGATTTTTGCTGGATATTCGTGTCATTGCCGGTGCGCCTGCCGAATGGGGGTCCATTGCTAACTTTATCGGGGCTGCAGTTTTCCCTGTAGGGCTGATCCTGGTGCTGCTGGCCGGAGGAGAGCTGCTGACAGGCAACATGATGGCGGTGCCGCTTGCTTTTATCGCAAAGAAGATCTCGTTCTGGGAAATGTTTAAGAATCTGGTGCTGATAACGATCGCTAACCTGGCGGGTGCCTTGTTCGTCGCTTACTTCTTCGGGCACATTGTCGGCCTCACCTCAGACGGAGTGTATCTGGAGAAGCTGGTAAGCATGGCGGAGCACAAGATTGATGTGACCTTCCTGCAGGCCTTTGTCTCCGGGATCGGCTGTAACTGGCTCGTTGCGCTGGCGGTATGGCTCTCCTATGGAGCAGATAATTTCAGCGGTAAAATCCTCGGTATCTGGTTCCCGACAATGGCGTTTGTCGCCATCGGATTCCAGCACGTTGTAGCTAACATGTTCCTGATCCCTGCCGCTATCTTCGAAGGACACTTCACCTGGGGACAGTACTTCGGCAACTTTGCTCCGGTATGGCTCGGCAATCTTACAGGCGGTGCGATCTTCGTTGCAGCAGCCTACTATATGGCTTACCTGCGCAAGGCGCCGGCTGCGGCTGCATCCGCTAAGAGCATTCCTACAGGTGTGAAGAAACATGCTTAACAGATCAGGCAGCTGCAAGCTGCCTGTTGAATAGTTTTACCTGAGCACTTTCTGGTATCCCGGCATCCGGTTACCGGAAGGTGTTTTTGCAATCCGCAGCTGTTAGGCGGCTTCTGCTCTAACTTCTATCTTCCGGACAACACAAAATTCGCCGTGCATTTCCGACTCGGGGGAACGAAATCGGGCTCACGGCGAATAAATAGGGAGTGTTTCATATGCACTATTACCCGGGGATACGGGGAGCGAATCACTCAGGTACAGCTTATTTTCCATTGCATATATTTCATTTAATTGACGCGATAAAGCGTTAATATGGACGCTTGCTCTGCGCCCTCTTTTCAGATGATACTGGATGGATTAATGTCAACAAAGTAACAGGGGATGAAAGACAAGTTATGAGATTCTTGCAGGCTTATCCGAAGGAAGTCAAAGTATTCTTGATTGCCAGTCTGATTAATGCTACCGGCAGTGCGCTGATGTGGCCGCTGGTTACGATGTATGTATTCGATGAGCTGGGACGCAGTATGAAGGATGCGGGGATTGTGCTGCTGGTGCAGTCACTCGGCGGTATTGCCGGACAATTGCTTGGCGGATCACTGTATCATAAAGTAGGGGTAAACCGGCTGATCGTCGGGGCGCTGGCTATGAACGCACTGACCTTATTTGCGCTCCCGTGGGCAAGCGGCAGCTGGAGCCTGTTCATTATGGTCATGGGTCTGATGGGACTCTTCAATTCGCTGTCGCTTCCGGCAATCCAGGCGTTCATCGGCTTCCGGTTCGCGGAGCAGCGCGCAGAGCTTTTTAATATCATTTATGTTTCGAACAATATCGGGGTAGCCCTGGGAACGGCTCTAAGCGGGTTTCTGGGCAATTATATGCTGAGCTTTGTGCTGAACGGTGTGACTTCGGCTGTGTTCGCCGTCTTCTTCTTGGTTTATCTGCGCAAGGTGGGGGCTGCACCGGCCCATGAGACGG encodes:
- a CDS encoding FAD-dependent oxidoreductase, whose product is MKVAVIGCTHAGTAAIVNTAQLYPDAQITVYERNDNISFLSCGIALYVGGVVKDPQGLFYSSPEQLAALGVQTKMRHEVTNVDTARKTLKARNLVTGEEFEDTYDKLIMTTGSWPIVPQLEGIDLKGVLLSKNYNHSNTIIEEAQKVQRITVVGAGYIGVELVEAFQMNGKQVTLIDGEERILSKYLDEEFTAPIQRSLEEHGIKLALGEKIAAFAGENGKVTKVITSKGEHETDLVILCIGFRPNTELLKGQVEMLPNGAIMVNDYMQTSLPDVYAAGDSCAIHYNPTGKHAYIPLATNAVRMGTLVARNLVTNTIPYMGTQGTSGIKIYEDNIAGTGLTEDAAKAEGLDIESVLLTDNYRPEFMPTVEQVQVKVVYERATRRILGAQIMSKMDLTQSINTVSVCIQNKMTVDQLAFIDFFFQPHYNKPWNFLNTAGLQALPKTVAVRETVNV
- a CDS encoding formate/nitrite transporter family protein; amino-acid sequence: MAYNKPQEIAEVTVENGVKKAHNPLSAVLILGFLGGAFISLGFLLDIRVIAGAPAEWGSIANFIGAAVFPVGLILVLLAGGELLTGNMMAVPLAFIAKKISFWEMFKNLVLITIANLAGALFVAYFFGHIVGLTSDGVYLEKLVSMAEHKIDVTFLQAFVSGIGCNWLVALAVWLSYGADNFSGKILGIWFPTMAFVAIGFQHVVANMFLIPAAIFEGHFTWGQYFGNFAPVWLGNLTGGAIFVAAAYYMAYLRKAPAAAASAKSIPTGVKKHA